Genomic segment of Sphingopyxis sp. QXT-31:
TCCTGTCCCATCTTGGCGGTGCCGCATTGGTGCCAATAGGTGACCGCGGAATCGCGAATGAACGCATCGAGTCCGGCGACGTCGCGGTCTCTTGGCATGACCTCTCCCTTGACGAAGGGTTTGAACGCCTCGCCATTGCCAAGCTCGCGACAAAGCTTGACGCATTCGCGCGCGGCTTCGAGGTCAATTGGATCCGACAGCATGTTGGTATTGATCGCCAATGGTTTCGCCGGGTCGGCATCGCGCAGGAGAAGCTGTCCCCGGCTCTTTGGTTGTGCAAGCCCCGCGAACATCGTCCAGCCATGCTCGGGAACACCGAGAGCCGCCGTACGCTCGCTCGGCACGGGAAACTCGACCTGGCAAAAGAGCAGGTCGGGCGCATCGAGATCGGGACGGCTCTTCCAGTAGAGCGTTGCCTCGCTTCCGCTGTTTCGGGGCGCCATCGGCCCTGAAAGCTCCCACATGCAGCCGAAGGACACATGATCCTGCATGTTGCGCCCGACACCGGGCAGGTGCTGGACAACGGGGATCGAATGTCGGTCAAGTTCGGCGCGATCGCCGATGCCCGAGAGCATCAACAGCTTGGGGGTGTTGATCGCGCCGGTCGACAAGATCACCTCGCTTCGCGCGCCGATCGAAAGGATCCGTCCATCCTTTTCCACTTCGACGCCGATCGCGCGGCGCCGATCGAAGAGGATGCGGCGGACATGCGCGCCGGTCACGATCGTCAGATTGGGTCGGTCCGAAACGGGATGCACATAGGCGCGATACAGCGACTGGCGCCGCCCGCCCTGAACGAGCATGTCGGTGATGGCAGCGCCGCCCGGCCCTTCCATCATCGCGCCGTTGGGGCTCGCGAATGTCGGGATGCCTTGCTCGCGCGCAGCGCCGAGCAGAGCGTGTGCGAGCGGGTGCGGATCTTGGGCTGGCTGCACCCAGACGGGACCATCGGTGCCGCGGAACCGCGCATCGGGCGCGCCCTGCCAGTTTTCGATGCGGCGATAGATGTCGAGCACCTTTTCATATCCCCAGGCATCATCGCCCGCTTCGGCGGCAAAATGATCCCAATCGTTTTTGTGACCCCGCGCCCAGACCATGACGTTGATGCTCGATCCGCCGCCGAGGCCCTTGCCCATCGCCATCGACAGTTCGCGGCCGCCGAGATGCGGATTGGGTTCGGCCTGAAAGCCCCAGTCGCGTTCGCTCCCAAGGTTCGTCGGCCAGAGCGCGGGGACCATGACCGAGTCTGCTTCATCGCCGCCGCCCGCCTCGATCAACAGAACCTCAGCGCTGCCGTTCTCGGCAAGGCGGCGG
This window contains:
- a CDS encoding GMC family oxidoreductase, producing the protein MMITEASPGQDSDFGRRARENQARLNANLKHSYDFIVCGAGSSGSVVARRLAENGSAEVLLIEAGGGDEADSVMVPALWPTNLGSERDWGFQAEPNPHLGGRELSMAMGKGLGGGSSINVMVWARGHKNDWDHFAAEAGDDAWGYEKVLDIYRRIENWQGAPDARFRGTDGPVWVQPAQDPHPLAHALLGAAREQGIPTFASPNGAMMEGPGGAAITDMLVQGGRRQSLYRAYVHPVSDRPNLTIVTGAHVRRILFDRRRAIGVEVEKDGRILSIGARSEVILSTGAINTPKLLMLSGIGDRAELDRHSIPVVQHLPGVGRNMQDHVSFGCMWELSGPMAPRNSGSEATLYWKSRPDLDAPDLLFCQVEFPVPSERTAALGVPEHGWTMFAGLAQPKSRGQLLLRDADPAKPLAINTNMLSDPIDLEAARECVKLCRELGNGEAFKPFVKGEVMPRDRDVAGLDAFIRDSAVTYWHQCGTAKMGQDDMSVVDASLSVYGIEGLRIADGSIMPRVTTGNTQAPCAVIGEQAATRLRAEHGL